Proteins co-encoded in one Sinobacterium norvegicum genomic window:
- a CDS encoding acyl-CoA dehydrogenase family protein: protein MKVEFTPEQAALRAELRAYFAELMTPELRAEVDATPGEGGGPLFWQAMDKLGKDGWIGVGWSKEMGGRGMTELEQMIFIEEVMRTGFPFPFLTTESVGPILAANATPRMRDLMVPRILSGKSIMTIAYSEPGAGTDLAALTTTATRDGDEWVIKGQKIFTSLAQHADYVWIAARTNSDPEQKKHKGISIFLLPTDAEGYSRTPIHTLGDVTTNTTYYDNVRVPADHLVGEVDGGWKLITSQLNRERLSLVNCGPVSQLLNEIITWANDNCYNSGKRIIDEPWVQMNLAKVRTGIEALKLMCYKQAWAMTNGTLDMADASAAKVYGTEFFIEAYRLLAEVLGQVANEHLDSKTVQIRGRLEMMYRTASIITFGGGTNEIQRDIISAAGLWMPRAAR, encoded by the coding sequence ATGAAAGTCGAGTTTACTCCCGAGCAGGCGGCGCTGAGAGCAGAGCTGCGTGCCTATTTTGCAGAGTTGATGACACCTGAGCTGCGTGCAGAGGTGGATGCCACCCCAGGAGAGGGTGGGGGTCCGTTGTTTTGGCAGGCCATGGACAAGCTGGGCAAAGACGGTTGGATTGGTGTCGGCTGGTCGAAGGAGATGGGCGGCCGGGGTATGACCGAGCTCGAACAGATGATTTTTATTGAGGAGGTGATGCGCACGGGTTTCCCCTTTCCCTTTCTCACCACCGAGTCTGTTGGTCCGATCTTAGCAGCCAATGCGACACCGAGAATGCGCGATTTAATGGTGCCGCGAATTCTCAGTGGCAAGTCGATTATGACGATTGCTTACTCTGAGCCCGGTGCCGGTACTGACTTGGCGGCGTTGACTACCACGGCAACCCGAGACGGTGATGAGTGGGTGATCAAGGGGCAAAAGATTTTCACCTCACTGGCTCAGCACGCCGATTATGTGTGGATTGCGGCGCGGACCAATAGCGACCCAGAGCAGAAAAAGCATAAGGGCATTTCAATCTTTTTGCTGCCGACAGATGCAGAAGGCTACAGCCGTACGCCGATTCACACGCTGGGTGATGTGACGACCAATACCACCTATTACGATAATGTTCGAGTGCCAGCCGACCACTTGGTGGGCGAGGTTGATGGTGGCTGGAAGTTGATTACCAGCCAGCTTAACCGGGAGCGTCTCAGCCTGGTCAACTGTGGTCCAGTTTCGCAGTTGCTTAATGAAATAATTACCTGGGCTAACGACAATTGCTATAACAGCGGCAAGCGCATTATTGATGAGCCTTGGGTGCAAATGAATTTGGCCAAGGTGAGAACAGGCATCGAGGCGTTAAAGTTGATGTGCTACAAGCAGGCTTGGGCGATGACCAACGGCACCCTCGATATGGCGGATGCCTCTGCCGCAAAAGTCTATGGCACAGAGTTCTTTATCGAGGCCTACCGTTTGTTGGCCGAAGTGCTCGGCCAGGTGGCCAATGAACATCTGGATTCAAAGACGGTACAAATACGTGGGCGCTTAGAAATGATGTACCGGACCGCCTCGATCATCACCTTCGGTGGTGGCACTAACGAGATTCAACGAGATATCATTTCTGCTGCGGGTCTATGGATGCCGCGTGCGGCACGCTAG
- a CDS encoding Zn-ribbon domain-containing OB-fold protein produces the protein MSTKPQVAAIEGWYTMDADNPHLIGTCCKECGTYYFPKLATYCKNPACESESFDEVELSRTGKVWSYTNACYKPPEPFVAAEPFAPYAIAAVELDKEKMIILGQAIEGVEVADLKVGMEVELVLETLYQDEEADRLTWKWKPVANPA, from the coding sequence ATGAGCACAAAACCGCAAGTTGCCGCCATCGAAGGCTGGTATACGATGGATGCCGACAATCCACATCTGATCGGCACCTGCTGTAAAGAGTGCGGCACCTACTATTTCCCAAAGCTGGCCACCTATTGCAAAAACCCAGCCTGCGAAAGTGAGAGCTTTGATGAGGTTGAACTCAGCCGCACCGGTAAGGTTTGGTCCTATACAAACGCCTGCTACAAGCCACCGGAGCCCTTTGTGGCCGCCGAGCCTTTCGCACCCTATGCCATCGCCGCTGTCGAGCTCGACAAAGAGAAGATGATTATTCTCGGCCAAGCCATCGAAGGGGTCGAAGTCGCCGACTTGAAAGTCGGCATGGAGGTCGAGCTGGTACTCGAAACCTTATACCAAGACGAAGAAGCTGACAGGCTAACCTGGAAGTGGAAACCCGTAGCAAACCCCGCTTAA
- a CDS encoding lipid-transfer protein, translating to MSDEIAILGVGMHQWGKWGRNFTEYGVKAARDAIKDAGIDWKEVQFVSGAATMRCGYPGYVAGATFAQALGWQGAEVNTSYAACASGSQALAAARAKILSGQADVCLVVGADTTPKGFLAPAKGFRPEDPDWVRFYLGITNPSYFALYARRRMDLYGDTEEDFSMIKVKNAEHGFTNPYARYKKKFSLDDIRESPMVADPLRLMNICATSDGGAAMIVSSVEYAKKIGKGDAPRVAAISTVTPTFANSVVEMPDIATDSAAAAMVEGQSFRASLPVKAYEEAGISPSDVDLAEVYDLSSALELDWIEDLQLCERGTAAQLIRNGDTKIGGRIPVNTSGGLACFGEAVPAQALAQICELTWQLRGQAGDRQVEGAKVGITANQGLFGHGSSVIIKK from the coding sequence ATGAGTGATGAAATTGCCATTCTCGGCGTAGGCATGCACCAATGGGGCAAATGGGGCCGCAACTTTACCGAATACGGTGTTAAGGCTGCTCGCGATGCGATCAAAGATGCCGGTATCGACTGGAAAGAGGTTCAATTTGTTTCTGGTGCCGCCACCATGCGTTGCGGCTATCCTGGCTATGTTGCCGGCGCCACCTTTGCTCAGGCGTTAGGCTGGCAAGGCGCCGAAGTTAACACCTCCTATGCTGCTTGCGCCTCTGGTTCACAGGCCCTCGCCGCAGCCCGTGCCAAGATTCTCTCCGGCCAGGCCGATGTCTGTCTGGTTGTCGGTGCCGACACCACACCCAAGGGGTTCTTGGCTCCCGCCAAGGGCTTCCGACCGGAAGACCCAGATTGGGTGCGCTTCTACCTCGGTATCACCAACCCATCCTATTTCGCGCTGTATGCCCGTCGACGAATGGATTTATACGGCGATACGGAAGAAGACTTCAGTATGATTAAGGTGAAGAATGCTGAGCACGGTTTCACCAACCCCTACGCACGCTACAAAAAGAAGTTCAGTCTCGATGATATTAGAGAGTCACCGATGGTGGCCGACCCGCTGCGCCTGATGAACATCTGCGCCACCAGTGATGGCGGTGCCGCCATGATTGTCTCCAGCGTCGAGTACGCCAAGAAGATTGGCAAGGGTGATGCCCCCCGCGTTGCTGCAATTTCAACCGTCACGCCGACCTTTGCCAACTCTGTCGTTGAGATGCCCGATATCGCCACAGACTCGGCTGCCGCAGCAATGGTTGAAGGCCAGAGCTTCCGCGCCTCGCTGCCGGTGAAAGCCTACGAAGAAGCTGGAATAAGCCCCAGCGACGTCGACCTGGCAGAAGTCTACGATTTATCATCAGCACTGGAGCTGGACTGGATCGAAGATTTACAGCTGTGTGAGCGCGGCACTGCCGCCCAACTCATTCGCAATGGCGACACTAAAATAGGTGGCCGCATCCCGGTCAACACCTCTGGTGGCCTAGCCTGCTTTGGCGAGGCGGTACCGGCCCAAGCACTGGCGCAAATATGCGAACTAACTTGGCAGCTCCGAGGCCAAGCCGGCGACAGACAGGTTGAGGGTGCCAAGGTAGGGATTACGGCCAACCAAGGTCTGTTCGGTCACGGCTCCTCGGTTATTATTAAGAAGTAA
- a CDS encoding VPLPA-CTERM sorting domain-containing protein, whose product MKLTAKLAMPLVAAVVSVGASAGSLDLTGGYGKTSTYSTSSDGVGVDITATRYGRSASITKNRRGLGVNGGVRHFQSIGRETMTFSFTDAVSLKNIAFDKRTWHDWTGPDKVSYTDSNGLSLLLSGDATDGLFNIGANGIEWFTIASAGYWTSTFVSSIEYGQYAVPVPASAWLLGSALIGLGGLGRAKRRQ is encoded by the coding sequence ATGAAGTTAACAGCCAAGTTGGCTATGCCCTTGGTCGCCGCTGTTGTTAGTGTGGGGGCCTCTGCCGGCTCGTTAGATTTAACCGGTGGTTATGGTAAAACATCGACCTACAGTACCAGCTCTGATGGTGTTGGTGTTGATATTACCGCGACTCGTTATGGTCGCTCTGCTTCCATCACTAAAAACCGGCGCGGTTTAGGAGTGAATGGCGGGGTTAGGCATTTCCAAAGTATTGGTCGTGAAACCATGACGTTTAGCTTTACAGATGCAGTGAGTTTAAAAAACATTGCATTCGATAAACGTACTTGGCACGACTGGACCGGGCCCGATAAAGTCTCTTATACCGACAGCAATGGCTTATCATTGCTGTTGTCGGGAGATGCGACAGATGGTTTGTTCAATATCGGTGCTAACGGCATAGAATGGTTTACTATTGCCAGTGCGGGTTACTGGACGAGCACGTTTGTGTCATCGATTGAATATGGTCAATACGCTGTTCCAGTGCCGGCTTCGGCTTGGTTGCTGGGTTCGGCGTTGATTGGTTTGGGCGGTTTGGGTCGAGCGAAAAGACGACAATAG
- a CDS encoding VPLPA-CTERM sorting domain-containing protein, which produces MTIKSKIAVAVVAVAASGMASAGSLDLTGGYGKTSTYSASSDGIGVDVTATRYGRSASVTMNRGGLGVKGGVNHFQSIGRETMTFNFTDAVSLKNISFDSKTWYDWTGRDKVSYVDSTGLSLTLSGNSTDGSFDIGQNNVDWFTISAAGNWTSTFVDSINYGEYAVPVPASAWLFGSALVGLVGLRRKKK; this is translated from the coding sequence ATGACAATAAAATCAAAAATAGCGGTTGCTGTAGTGGCAGTAGCTGCCAGTGGCATGGCGTCGGCAGGGTCGTTGGATCTCACCGGCGGTTATGGCAAAACCAGTACCTACTCGGCCAGCTCTGATGGTATCGGTGTCGATGTTACTGCCACTCGATATGGCCGTTCGGCGTCAGTGACGATGAACCGAGGTGGCTTGGGTGTGAAGGGTGGGGTGAATCACTTCCAGAGTATTGGTCGTGAGACCATGACGTTTAATTTCACCGATGCGGTCAGTCTTAAGAATATCTCTTTTGACAGTAAGACTTGGTACGATTGGACGGGTAGAGATAAGGTTAGCTACGTTGACAGCACCGGACTGAGCCTAACTTTATCGGGTAATTCTACCGATGGTTCATTTGATATCGGTCAGAATAATGTAGATTGGTTTACTATTTCTGCGGCAGGTAATTGGACTAGCACATTTGTTGATAGCATTAATTACGGTGAGTATGCTGTCCCTGTGCCTGCATCCGCATGGCTTTTTGGTTCTGCGTTGGTAGGTTTGGTAGGATTACGTCGTAAGAAAAAATAA
- a CDS encoding DUF2489 domain-containing protein, producing the protein MESSTAILLLIAALVIVSALAFIALRSTTAVKQKQLKNDKNLELLMQDQQQRRDYAQQSIRLLTLGAMDEQVPLVEACIRINGLFDFMGHDENLRLPYTIFADIATQTSHIPTKEDWKDLKRKERRGYEQLMLRLEQQHKKAILTALSELKNNGFLDPKAASSEPQFYQA; encoded by the coding sequence ATGGAATCATCAACCGCCATACTGTTATTGATTGCAGCCTTGGTTATCGTCTCTGCGCTGGCCTTCATTGCCCTGCGCAGCACTACTGCTGTGAAGCAGAAACAACTGAAGAACGATAAAAATCTTGAACTACTAATGCAGGACCAGCAGCAACGGCGTGACTATGCCCAGCAAAGTATCCGTCTGCTAACCCTGGGGGCAATGGATGAACAAGTACCGTTGGTCGAAGCCTGCATCCGCATCAACGGCCTATTCGATTTCATGGGCCACGATGAAAACCTTCGCCTGCCCTATACAATTTTTGCTGACATAGCGACTCAGACCAGCCACATACCCACCAAGGAGGACTGGAAAGACCTCAAGCGTAAAGAGCGCCGCGGTTATGAGCAGTTGATGTTAAGGCTGGAGCAGCAGCACAAGAAAGCCATTCTGACAGCGCTGAGCGAGCTTAAAAACAACGGTTTTCTCGACCCCAAGGCGGCCTCATCGGAGCCACAGTTTTACCAGGCCTAG
- a CDS encoding phosphoadenosine phosphosulfate reductase family protein, with amino-acid sequence MNNFNLTEINAELRDKSPEEVIRWAIELQKKTILTTSFSPNAAVMLHQLVKVDRRIPVVWIDSGYNTRDTYNVATQLTEELQLNLSSYAPLMTTARRDALMGIPTLEDEALHKEFTRQVKLEPFSRALAEHQPEIWLTGIRKDETAFRETLDIVSWDSRGILKVAPIFYWSDQQVDQYMDDNKLPSCQRYFDPTKVEDKRECGLHTSI; translated from the coding sequence ATGAACAATTTTAATCTAACTGAAATCAATGCAGAGCTTCGTGATAAGTCGCCGGAAGAGGTGATTCGTTGGGCGATTGAATTACAGAAGAAAACGATTCTAACGACGAGCTTTAGCCCTAATGCAGCGGTTATGCTACATCAGTTGGTCAAGGTTGATCGCCGTATCCCCGTGGTTTGGATTGACTCGGGGTATAATACTCGCGATACCTATAATGTCGCCACGCAGTTAACTGAAGAGTTACAGCTGAACTTATCAAGCTATGCGCCGTTAATGACAACGGCTCGCCGCGATGCGTTAATGGGTATACCGACCCTCGAAGATGAGGCGTTGCATAAGGAGTTTACCCGGCAGGTCAAGCTCGAGCCGTTCTCACGCGCTCTCGCCGAGCATCAGCCAGAGATATGGTTGACGGGTATTCGTAAGGACGAGACAGCCTTCAGAGAGACGCTCGATATTGTCTCCTGGGATAGTCGTGGCATTCTCAAGGTGGCGCCAATTTTTTATTGGTCTGATCAGCAGGTTGATCAATATATGGATGACAATAAACTACCGAGTTGTCAGCGTTATTTTGATCCGACCAAGGTTGAAGATAAGCGTGAGTGTGGTTTGCATACCAGTATTTAG
- a CDS encoding GDCCVxC domain-containing (seleno)protein: MRSIIQCPHCGFKAVEDTLATELLADYRCLACAKLLQAAGADPCCIFCSFGTVPCVQSKNKGGKVSRRG; the protein is encoded by the coding sequence GTGCGCTCAATTATCCAGTGTCCACACTGTGGTTTTAAGGCCGTGGAGGACACGCTGGCGACAGAATTGTTGGCTGACTATCGTTGTTTGGCCTGCGCTAAGCTATTGCAGGCGGCAGGCGCTGACCCGTGTTGTATTTTCTGCAGTTTCGGCACGGTGCCCTGCGTTCAATCAAAGAATAAGGGGGGCAAGGTGTCAAGAAGGGGGTAA
- a CDS encoding efflux RND transporter permease subunit: MNKPLAQHRGIIAWFVGNPVAANLLMFFIIVVGLYGAVSIKKSLTPEFEINAMNIVVPYPGASPAEVERGVIFKIEEAIKDISSIKRVASVANDSMARVNIEIVEGYDINQVLNEVKIAVDAISSFPKQAERAVVSKIDPSWQAIQLQIYGPALTESAAKTLADEMKRELLATTDIARVKVYGTRDYEVAVEVSESVLRRYGLTLGKIALAIQRASVDLPAGAINTANGDVRLRVSGQAYRQQDFEQIELLVFADGTRLLLGDIATIKDGFVEATGSALFDETYSVALAVYAVGDQDLVVIADQAKAYVTAKKQTLPPGVTIDYWADSTYYLDGRLSMMVKNLAIGALLVFITLGLFMELSIAFWVMIGIPVCFLGTFIMLPLVGVSINMISLFGFILVLGIVVDDAIIIGESIHSTMLTDGDSHSSVIMGAHKVATPATFGVLTTICAFLPTLFMSGTLANFPAACGFVVIFCLMFSLIESKWILPAHIAHRKQSLFRWVRSERHQRLQTKCNAHLQRFVVEKYQPFLHRCIAERYTTLAAFIGIFILTIGMMGGGWVRYVMHPDSPNDYVSAQLEMMQGTNELKTVEAVNHIKQAIRQVEQRYLTETGSDKSFIKHFFNYSADGRIGFFMLELTKQEERSVGSLEIVEQWQQQVGEIIGAKVLTFSAVDDQIGEDIAYNLVSDDPVQLRAAAAELTAQLKGYSGLSNVQNGIGDQISEIDLAIKPAAQAVGLSLFDIGSQVREAFYGREAQRVQRGFDEIKVMVRYPEQQRQSLSNLENMTIRGDGGDEFPLLSVAELDSTMSEATITRINGLQAAQVTAKADKTVLEPSVVNNAIINVFFPELFQRYPAVDYQLDGSTQESEVMERELFVGFGLALLGIYALLAIPLRSYTQPIIIMSVIPFGLIGAVVGHALMGVTVSMMSIFGIIALAGVVVNDSLIMVDHINRRVKGGEAIDVAVVGAGKLRFRAIVLTSLTTFFGVLPMLLETSVQAQFVIPMAISLGFGIVFATVITLLLVPCLYMILSDFNAPISKTKPVNA; the protein is encoded by the coding sequence ATGAATAAGCCATTGGCACAACATCGAGGCATTATAGCTTGGTTTGTTGGCAACCCCGTGGCCGCTAACCTATTGATGTTTTTTATTATTGTCGTCGGCTTGTATGGTGCTGTCAGTATAAAAAAATCACTGACGCCTGAGTTTGAAATCAATGCGATGAATATCGTGGTGCCTTACCCAGGAGCCAGCCCTGCCGAAGTCGAACGGGGCGTCATATTTAAGATTGAAGAAGCGATCAAGGATATTAGTTCGATTAAACGGGTCGCGTCTGTTGCCAATGACTCGATGGCGCGGGTCAACATTGAAATTGTTGAGGGCTACGATATTAATCAGGTGCTCAATGAGGTCAAGATAGCTGTTGATGCTATCAGCAGCTTCCCCAAACAGGCCGAGCGGGCAGTGGTCAGTAAAATTGACCCCAGTTGGCAGGCGATTCAGTTGCAAATTTATGGTCCGGCCCTGACCGAATCGGCGGCTAAGACCCTGGCCGATGAAATGAAGCGTGAGTTGTTGGCCACCACCGATATTGCCCGTGTTAAGGTCTATGGCACCCGTGACTACGAGGTTGCTGTCGAGGTGTCGGAATCAGTGCTGCGACGCTATGGCTTAACCTTGGGTAAGATTGCCTTGGCCATTCAGCGTGCCTCAGTTGATTTGCCAGCAGGAGCGATAAATACCGCCAATGGCGATGTCCGTCTGCGGGTTAGTGGTCAGGCCTATCGACAGCAGGATTTCGAGCAGATTGAATTATTGGTTTTTGCTGACGGCACCCGATTGCTATTGGGTGATATAGCCACTATTAAGGATGGCTTTGTCGAGGCCACTGGCTCGGCGTTGTTCGATGAGACCTACAGTGTTGCCTTGGCGGTGTATGCCGTCGGCGATCAAGACTTGGTCGTCATTGCCGATCAGGCCAAGGCCTATGTGACAGCAAAGAAGCAAACTCTACCGCCAGGCGTAACAATTGATTATTGGGCCGATAGCACCTATTACCTGGATGGTCGGTTATCGATGATGGTTAAGAATCTGGCCATCGGTGCTCTTTTGGTGTTTATCACGCTTGGCTTATTCATGGAACTGAGTATCGCTTTCTGGGTGATGATTGGTATACCGGTATGTTTCCTCGGTACTTTTATTATGCTGCCGCTGGTGGGTGTCAGCATTAATATGATCAGCTTATTTGGCTTTATTCTAGTGCTGGGTATTGTGGTTGATGATGCCATTATCATTGGCGAGAGCATTCACAGTACGATGTTAACCGATGGTGATAGTCATAGCAGTGTCATCATGGGAGCGCACAAGGTGGCAACGCCGGCGACCTTTGGCGTGTTAACCACTATCTGTGCCTTCTTGCCGACGCTGTTTATGAGCGGCACGCTGGCCAACTTCCCTGCGGCCTGTGGTTTTGTGGTTATTTTTTGTTTGATGTTCTCATTAATTGAATCGAAATGGATTCTGCCTGCGCATATAGCGCACCGCAAACAGAGTTTGTTCCGCTGGGTACGCAGCGAGCGTCACCAGCGTTTACAAACCAAGTGTAACGCTCATCTGCAGCGTTTTGTGGTGGAAAAATACCAGCCATTCCTGCATCGCTGCATCGCTGAACGATACACCACGTTGGCGGCCTTTATCGGCATTTTTATTCTAACGATAGGTATGATGGGGGGCGGCTGGGTACGCTATGTCATGCACCCTGACTCTCCTAACGATTATGTAAGTGCTCAATTAGAGATGATGCAGGGTACGAATGAGTTAAAGACCGTAGAGGCAGTTAATCACATTAAACAGGCGATTCGGCAGGTTGAGCAGCGCTACCTTACGGAAACGGGTAGTGATAAAAGCTTTATTAAGCACTTTTTTAATTATAGCGCCGATGGTCGCATCGGCTTCTTCATGTTGGAATTGACCAAGCAGGAGGAGCGGAGTGTCGGCAGCCTAGAAATTGTTGAGCAGTGGCAGCAACAGGTGGGTGAGATCATCGGCGCCAAGGTACTGACTTTTTCTGCCGTTGACGATCAGATTGGAGAGGATATTGCCTACAACCTGGTCAGTGATGATCCTGTACAGTTGCGGGCGGCGGCGGCGGAATTAACCGCTCAGCTCAAGGGCTATAGCGGTTTGTCGAATGTGCAAAATGGTATTGGCGATCAAATCAGTGAAATTGATTTGGCCATCAAGCCGGCGGCACAGGCTGTGGGGTTATCGTTATTTGATATAGGCAGTCAGGTGCGAGAGGCTTTTTATGGTCGCGAGGCGCAAAGGGTGCAGCGGGGCTTTGATGAAATCAAGGTCATGGTGCGCTACCCAGAGCAACAACGACAATCATTGTCCAACTTAGAAAATATGACCATTCGCGGTGATGGCGGTGACGAATTCCCGCTGCTTTCAGTGGCGGAATTAGACAGTACAATGAGCGAGGCGACGATTACCCGAATTAACGGCTTGCAAGCGGCGCAGGTGACTGCCAAGGCCGACAAAACCGTGCTCGAACCCTCAGTGGTTAATAATGCCATTATCAATGTGTTCTTTCCTGAGCTTTTTCAGCGTTACCCCGCTGTCGATTATCAGCTCGATGGCAGTACGCAGGAAAGTGAGGTGATGGAGCGTGAACTGTTTGTTGGTTTTGGTTTGGCGTTGCTGGGTATCTATGCGCTACTGGCGATTCCCCTTCGCTCCTATACTCAGCCAATCATCATCATGAGTGTCATTCCCTTTGGTTTGATTGGCGCCGTTGTGGGCCATGCCCTAATGGGGGTGACCGTTAGTATGATGTCGATCTTTGGCATTATTGCCCTTGCCGGAGTGGTAGTGAACGATAGCTTGATTATGGTGGACCACATTAACCGGCGAGTAAAAGGGGGAGAGGCTATCGATGTTGCGGTAGTGGGTGCTGGTAAGCTGCGCTTTAGGGCTATTGTGTTGACTTCGTTGACCACCTTTTTCGGTGTTTTGCCGATGCTACTGGAGACCAGCGTACAGGCGCAGTTTGTTATTCCGATGGCCATATCATTGGGTTTTGGTATTGTCTTTGCGACAGTGATTACGCTGCTCTTAGTGCCCTGCCTCTATATGATACTGTCTGATTTTAATGCCCCGATAAGCAAAACCAAGCCGGTAAACGCCTAA
- a CDS encoding efflux RND transporter periplasmic adaptor subunit, whose amino-acid sequence MQLKKAQKPLLILVIAMLVALVMVLTRPEAEQSVVVQKALVVDVLVVQKADVQLELQSYGQVLPRTQSTLTSEVAGRIVAVSENFVVGGFFKKNEQLLKIDDSRYKTALKKAEADVARAQSALAQEQGRAYVADQQWKTRNNKNVDQAAKDLALRKPQLLEASANLESAEANYQQAKDDLKRTSIRAPFDGLVRQKQADIGRYVTVGSPLAVSFAIDYAEVRLPIPEFQLAYLQLPDAFGQRRHEPSPILLTNSEGMEQQQWQAMLTRTEGVLDDRSRVLHVVARIEDPYGLRATDTARQPLRIGSFVEASLSGRLLQGLIEIPSYLLRPGNRVWLVDDNNQLQDRVVEPLKISANKTYIQAGLNDGDKLSLTSLGQVLEGRLVTINQQTLSVPSDTELAQPVTVPESEQASDASAVTESMAEEVAGDE is encoded by the coding sequence ATGCAGCTTAAAAAAGCACAAAAACCTCTGTTGATACTTGTGATTGCCATGTTAGTCGCCCTTGTGATGGTGCTAACACGACCTGAGGCGGAGCAGTCTGTGGTCGTACAAAAAGCCTTGGTCGTGGACGTTTTAGTGGTTCAAAAGGCAGACGTACAGCTCGAGTTACAGAGTTACGGCCAGGTGTTGCCGCGAACCCAGTCGACACTGACCTCGGAGGTCGCGGGGCGAATAGTTGCAGTCTCTGAAAATTTTGTCGTTGGAGGCTTTTTTAAAAAGAACGAACAGCTGTTAAAGATTGATGACAGTCGCTACAAAACGGCGTTAAAAAAGGCGGAGGCCGACGTTGCCCGGGCGCAGAGTGCTCTCGCTCAGGAACAAGGCAGGGCTTATGTTGCAGATCAGCAGTGGAAAACACGAAACAATAAAAATGTTGATCAAGCAGCGAAGGATTTGGCGCTGAGAAAACCGCAGCTATTGGAGGCCTCGGCCAATTTAGAGTCGGCGGAGGCCAATTATCAGCAGGCAAAAGATGATTTAAAACGCACCTCTATTCGGGCGCCATTCGATGGTTTGGTGCGACAGAAACAGGCTGATATCGGTCGCTATGTTACCGTTGGCTCGCCCTTGGCGGTTAGTTTTGCCATCGATTATGCAGAGGTAAGGCTGCCCATTCCAGAATTCCAGCTGGCGTACTTGCAGTTACCCGACGCCTTTGGGCAGCGACGTCATGAACCCTCGCCAATCCTGTTGACCAATAGCGAAGGCATGGAGCAGCAGCAGTGGCAGGCGATGCTAACTCGTACTGAAGGAGTATTGGATGACCGTTCCCGGGTGTTGCATGTTGTAGCCCGTATTGAAGACCCCTATGGTTTAAGAGCGACAGATACTGCTCGACAACCGTTGCGCATTGGCAGCTTTGTCGAGGCCTCGCTGAGCGGCCGCCTGTTGCAGGGGCTGATTGAGATCCCCAGTTATTTACTGCGCCCCGGTAATCGTGTGTGGTTGGTTGACGATAATAATCAGCTGCAAGATAGGGTTGTTGAGCCGCTGAAGATCAGTGCCAATAAGACCTATATTCAAGCGGGTTTGAATGACGGCGATAAACTGTCTCTGACCAGCTTAGGTCAGGTGTTAGAGGGCCGGTTGGTGACGATAAACCAGCAGACGTTATCCGTCCCCAGCGACACTGAGCTTGCACAGCCGGTGACAGTGCCTGAGAGTGAGCAGGCGTCTGACGCCAGCGCTGTGACTGAGTCAATGGCTGAGGAGGTGGCTGGCGATGAATAA
- a CDS encoding VF530 family DNA-binding protein, with the protein MSQPTQKNNPLHGITLKAIVTELHQHYGWDGLAQRIAIRCFESDPSISSSLKFLRKTPWAREKVEALYLQTKQSPWAKP; encoded by the coding sequence ATGTCGCAACCGACACAGAAAAACAATCCGCTTCACGGCATTACATTGAAGGCCATCGTGACCGAGCTACATCAACACTATGGCTGGGATGGCTTGGCACAGCGTATTGCCATTCGCTGCTTTGAAAGTGACCCCAGTATCAGCTCCTCGTTGAAGTTTTTGCGTAAAACGCCTTGGGCGAGAGAGAAGGTGGAGGCGCTCTACCTGCAGACTAAGCAGTCGCCATGGGCCAAACCTTAG